GAGGGCCTCGGCCAAGCGGGCTTGGTACCGCCCGTCGGCAAGCCGACGGGCTTCCTCGGGATTGTCCAGGAAGCCGACCTCGACCAGCACGGCCGGCATCTGGGCGCCCATCAGGACCCGGAAGGGCGCCTGCTTGACACCCCGGTCCGGAAGGCCCAGCTCCTGGTTGAGCGTCTGCTGAATCGTCTGGGCCAGCCGGCTACTCTCCTCCAAGTAGGCGATCTGGGCCATGTCCCAAAGGATCAGGGCCAGCGGGTCTTGGGAATTCGAAGGACTTCGGGGGTCAAAGGCGCCGGGCTCACTCGCCGAAAGACGCTTGCGCGTTTCCTCATCCAGCCAATCCGTGCTCAAGTAGTATGTCTCAACGCCGGTCGCCCGACCCCGCATGGCCGCATTGGCATGGATGCTGATGAACAGGTCGGCGTGGAGGTTGTTGGCGATGGCCGTACGGGCGTCCAAGTCGACGGCCCGGTCGTCCTCCCGGGTCAGTAAGACTTGAAGACCCAGCCGACTTTCCAGCAGGTGCTTCAGAAGGCGGGCGATGCTGAGGGTGACGTCTTTTTCCGTGACACCGGTCGGCGACACCGTCCCCGTTTCGCTCCCTCCGTGACCCGGGTCGATCACGACGACGCTGATCCCATCCGGCGTAGGGGTAAGTTTCCCATCCGTCCCTGCCCGGGGTCCATCCTGGGCCCATACCGGCGGTATCAGGACGGTCGCCAGGACCCAACCCAGGCCGAGAAGAGTAGCCCGCCGGGGCGACATACGGCACCGCCTCCCGTCGCTTTTCTTGCGAACGTCGGGA
Above is a window of bacterium HR11 DNA encoding:
- the amiC_1 gene encoding N-acetylmuramoyl-L-alanine amidase AmiC, with translation MSPRRATLLGLGWVLATVLIPPVWAQDGPRAGTDGKLTPTPDGISVVVIDPGHGGSETGTVSPTGVTEKDVTLSIARLLKHLLESRLGLQVLLTREDDRAVDLDARTAIANNLHADLFISIHANAAMRGRATGVETYYLSTDWLDEETRKRLSASEPGAFDPRSPSNSQDPLALILWDMAQIAYLEESSRLAQTIQQTLNQELGLPDRGVKQAPFRVLMGAQMPAVLVEVGFLDNPEEARRLADGRYQARLAEALYRSIERYLLTRQALQAPPP